The Bacteroidales bacterium sequence AGTTGACACCTATATCGCTGAATAACAAACCACTGTAATTCTTCCGTAATATTTCAATACACTGGATCTTATTGACTAACTGTTGTTCAATTTCAATTTTATGTAACATACGATTAGAATATAATGAAGTCTTTCAGATATAAAAATATTCTCTGTTCCGGCAGAGGGATTCGAACCCTCAACCTGCCGTATCCTTGCGGATACAGCCGCTCTACCTTATTGAGCTACACCGAAATATTCCTGAGAAATCTCTTCCTCTATTTTTTTCTATACGGCTATTTTCTATCAGACTGTTTTAAATAGGTTGATCATCCCCTCTTTTCAGAATACAAATATTTATAAAAAATCGACTTTGTCTTTGCTTAATGAACCGAACCGGATTTTTTAGGCGCCGAAGTGAAAAATACGCTACCTAAAGTAGTTTCGGAAATGAAAAAATATAAAGAATGATTACGGATAACAGGAATTGTCATATCATAAAACAGAAACATACTGTTAATATTCATTTTACTGAATAATAGACAGATAACCCTTCGTTTTATTAAGTCTTAAAATTCTATTTCTACCAAAAACCTAATTTAACAGTCAATAGTTTCAGATATGTTTTCGTTGATTTTCGAGTGTTTTTCTTTAGACGAAGATTATTTTCTGTCCAGATACTGACAAAATATTATTCAGATATATCCGGATAATATCAAATGTAAGGTATCAATATTTCACAAAGGCTATTCTACTTCCTCCAGCACCTTCTTATTAAAAGGATTCATTTTGATAAAATCCCTGTTGATAGGATAAGCTGCCATCACATCAGCCGGGAAAGGTTTCATCAGCTTGTTTATCTTCTCGTTTGACAAACCATGATCCATCCACATTTCTTCGTCTTCCACATTCAGAATTAAAGGCATCCGTTGCGGTTCCTCCCCTCCGTTATGTATCTCTCCTGTGAATCTGTTTGCTTCTGTTGTAATAATAGAATATGTATAGAATGTGTCTCCGGTTTCTTTATCGTACCAGCTATCATATATTCCGCCGAATGAAAATATCTCCTCTGTCTTTAAATAAATATAATAAGGAATGGTTTCTGTACCTTCATGGTGATATTCAAAATATCCGGTTGAAGGAATGATACAACGCTTCGACTTGATCGGGTTTCGGAATGAAAGTTTGTGGAAGATCGTTTCCGATCTTGCATTATAAGTCATTTTTCTGATCTCGAATGCATTCTTTTCATCCTTTGACCAGAATGGAATCAAACCCCATTTCATCATTTTCATCTCCGGTTTTTCTGTTATGACAATACAATCCGGATTGGTAAATGCAGAAATATGGTATTTTTCCTCTAATGTTTCCCGGTATGTCTCTATCAGATCCGTTTTACGTCCGTATCTTACTGCTAATTCCCGGGCCTTTTTACTCATTGAGTTATGAAAACACATAATTATACTTTATTGTGTGACAATATTTGACAACATACCCGAAAACTAAGGAAAAGAAGATCCCGGTTCATATAAATAATCTTGCTATTTTCTGCTCCCTGAAGGAGCAATTTTAAATAATGAGTCACGATTTTTCTATTATCTACATTAGTCTTCTGTTTTGACCATTTCGGATAGTAAAACTGTATGTTTTACTAATACTTATTGTGTAATCCTTATACCAATTCTCCTATTCATGAAGGTTCATTTCGCCTTTGTCAATTATATTTTTTTGATAAAAGAAGTTGATGAATCCAACAATTAGGAGTATACCCGAAATAATAAATAACAGAACTTCAAACATCCGGTTGGGTAGATCCAGTAAATTTCTGATACTTAGTGCAGCTACCAGAAAATACATGGATGTTCTTAAAAAGGCCAGAAAAGTTGTCTGGTTAGCCAGTCTCGTTCTCTGTATGGCAAGCTTATCCCGTAAAAATGTTTCACTACCTGTTAGAATATTATCAGTCTCCATTATATCAACCATTTATTTTTGGTATCTTTTAATGTATCTGATGCAGATGATGGAGTGATATATCTTTAAAAGCACTGCTATTACAGATACAAACAACATATTTATCCTTCTTTTCTTATTTCAGTTCACCTACTGTTCCTTTTTTGGAGCTGAATTCCCGGCAAGAAGTTACAACATCATTTCTTTACCGGAATACTTTTTTATCATCCCACAAACTGCAGGCATACCCGATCTTATTCTTACCGTATTATTTATAATATCTTCCCGGGCCAATCTTCACGGATAACCAAGGAATCTTCTACGACTACAGTTCCGATTATCCTTTTGCAAAGATACCTATTCATATAGCATTTCTGTTTGATTGGTCATTGACGGATCAAACACAATGCAATTACTTCAAAACCGCATTTTTTGTTTTCTTATCGGCTTTCCATATCCGATATTGGATATCATATCCTTCCGGTGCATAGATAACAATAGGCAATCTGCTGTTATACCTGACCGTTAAGGTTTGTGCATAAATGAATCTGGTCTCATTCGGTTTATTACAAGCCATCATAGTAGACCTGGTCTGTCCGTTGGATGAAAATTCATAATAGTTATACCCCCAACCCTGTAAATCTTTCTCTTCAAGTTTTCCCATCAGCGTGTGGTGATTACAATCTACCAGCATATTCTTTCCGGGCATTATCTCTACCTTGAAAGATGATTCATCCTTTTGCTTTTTGACTTCAATTACATGCCTGACCATGCCTTTCCCGGCAGGAGGAAAAGCTTCCAGCGCTTTTTGGACTTCACTTACCTGTCCGTTCGCCGTGATAGCTATAGACATGGAAATACAGACAAATAACATTGTTAATGTGTTTTTGGATATTGTTTTCATTTTATTATTAATTAAATTTATAAATTCATCGTATCTGTGTAACATCTGTTATATAACGATTGTTCATCAAGCCTTTCCTATACGCCCGGTATAAATTATCGTGATGGCAACGTAAGCCTCAGAAGATTCCGTGCTGGCAGCAAATATAGCAAAAGGTAAGGGCAATTGCAGAAAGTTTGCTTTCGAAAAATTGCCGAACTGCATCCTATATTCTGCAAATATAGTGAAAGCCGAGAGTCAAGCCAAGCAAGCTTGAGCTTGTCCGAGGCGCATCCTATATTCTGCAAATATACCGGAAAATAATGAAAT is a genomic window containing:
- a CDS encoding SOS response-associated peptidase encodes the protein MCFHNSMSKKARELAVRYGRKTDLIETYRETLEEKYHISAFTNPDCIVITEKPEMKMMKWGLIPFWSKDEKNAFEIRKMTYNARSETIFHKLSFRNPIKSKRCIIPSTGYFEYHHEGTETIPYYIYLKTEEIFSFGGIYDSWYDKETGDTFYTYSIITTEANRFTGEIHNGGEEPQRMPLILNVEDEEMWMDHGLSNEKINKLMKPFPADVMAAYPINRDFIKMNPFNKKVLEEVE
- a CDS encoding DUF202 domain-containing protein; its protein translation is METDNILTGSETFLRDKLAIQRTRLANQTTFLAFLRTSMYFLVAALSIRNLLDLPNRMFEVLLFIISGILLIVGFINFFYQKNIIDKGEMNLHE
- the eco gene encoding serine protease inhibitor ecotin, whose product is MKTISKNTLTMLFVCISMSIAITANGQVSEVQKALEAFPPAGKGMVRHVIEVKKQKDESSFKVEIMPGKNMLVDCNHHTLMGKLEEKDLQGWGYNYYEFSSNGQTRSTMMACNKPNETRFIYAQTLTVRYNSRLPIVIYAPEGYDIQYRIWKADKKTKNAVLK